The following nucleotide sequence is from Pungitius pungitius chromosome 6, fPunPun2.1, whole genome shotgun sequence.
TGCACATTCAGTGtgtgctgtacacacacacttgtcagaGTAAATAATGTGTTGTGTTCACAagcaaagagggaggagggctTGGACATTGGTCTGTGAGAATTTACTGTTCCTCAGGTTGACTACGCTTTTGCAGTTTGGCAATCATCACAAAACCataaacatacaaaatacaaactATTTTACCACTTTAACAGAAGCAAAGACTTCATTCCAACATATTTAAGAATTCCTTAAGATGTTTATTTATGCATCACAacttaaaacacacacggaaTAAATAGCTATTTATATACGCCAACTGCACTGTTTGATTGCACATTATTTATTGGTTGCACACTCCTAGTCAGATGTGAAATTTGATACATATATTGCGAATATGTTGTAACCTTTCTTGTAGAAAGAATTCAACATTGATGACAGCCCAACACCTCTAGACTGTGCTTAATAATAGCCGCGCAGAATGAGAGCAACAATGAGGTCAACACTGGCTAatcaacacacatttttttctctccactacTTTCTcagtctctcactctcactgtgACCCAGTTACAAGCCTCCTCTGTTTTATTATGGATTTTATTATGGACACACATGGCAAATACTCCCCTgctctcttttaaaaaaagtccatACAACATACCACTATTGGAATCAACGCTAGCATACATATCATGACAATATTGATGTTTCAAAGAATAAGCATGTGTTAGTATGCAATATCCATGTTTCCAGTTAAAAGGTACAATTATAAGTTTATTGTAAATGCCCAGCCTTGGGACACTGTTAACACAACAAATAAGTCGGTAATACTTTTAGAATTGATTGATCTTACTTCACATTTCAGATGACTCCAAAGAGAGTGGTCCGCTTCTTCCAAAGACCAGTGGCACACTCTTGCGTGATGGTGGCAGAGACGCACCTACCACGCCCTGCAAAACATCAAACCAATCCTGGACACCCACCTACCCAGAGGACTTTACCCCCACAGAGTCCCAGCGCCCCGATCTGACCCTCGGCTCTGCCCTTTTCATCCCTCTGTATTCGGACTGGAACTCTGCCCTTGCCACATGGGGATTTGCATGGGAAGCACACGTCTATGGCCTGGGTtctgttttttctgtatttggcctaatctctgctgtgtgtctctTAGGCTTGCCCCTGCGCTGTCCTGCGGGGAGCCCCTACTTCTTCCTGCTGCACTTGTTTCTTTTAGCGTTTGAAGGGATTCAAGCTTTTTGTTTGCTCTATGATGCTTATAATCACCAAGATCGTCTTCCCCCTCTgggctctctgctgctctctgagcTTTCCTTTCCCTGCTTGATTTCAGCCTTCTCCCTCGCCTTCATCCTCCTTTCCCTGCGCTCACGTATGCATCTTTCATTCCCACTTGCTAATTCCAACCTGTTTTCAGCCTTTCCCAAGCCATGCCTGTTACTGTGTATGTCCATGCTATATTCTGGGGTCTCTCTAGGGTGTGTTGGCCTGCTGCAGCTCTTCCATAGCCTCCCCTCAGTGATCCTGCTCTTCCCTCAAGGTGTGTTTGTATGTCTCACCATATTTCTCTCAAGCTCCTACCTTGTATTCTACTGCTTGATGCAATTCAACACGAAGGACCTCTACCACCACACCCTAGAGAGTGGAGGATCTCCTGCAGTGATGCCATCTCCACGTTGCCCCTTTTCCAAAGTGGAGGACTGGGGTAGGGCAGCAGGAGCTGGATTAGGGGCCTCGTTGTGTTTGTTAGGGTGTGGAGGCCTCCAGTTTTATGGGATCTTGCATGCCCTTGGTTTGGGTGGGGTCGATAGCTTTGGTTTCCAGCCTTGGCCGTGGTGGGGTTACCAGGTAGGCTGCAGGCTCTGTGAGATTGGGGTGTGTCTAGGTTTGTCTCTCATTGGTTCACACCCTCTATTCTGCCAAAACAACTCTCCTATCGAGTCCTTGACTAACCCCCGGCCAGGATCTTGGTCCCGTCTCTCGTGTGGCTCCCATTCAAGAGGGCTCACCAAGCCCTCTCAGGGATGTGCAGATTCTTCCGTCGTCTCCTCTCATGATTCTTTCTCCCGGGGTAAGCAGGAAAAGCTTGTGGTCTGTGATGTCATAACAAAGGAAGGGTCAGAggctcttcctctcttctcaaTGGTGGATCATCCTCGGAATAGGCTTGTCCCCAATTCCAGCCAAACCCAGAGCACTGCTTTCCTTACACCCCCAAACCCACGGTCCAAGCCTAAAAATGCAGTTGAGTCTCAGCTATCGTCACTGGATAGCTTAAGAATGGAGACGGACTCAACTGTGGATCTGCGGCCCCCATCTCTCATAGACCTGTCCCGTAGCATTGACCAGGCTCTGTTCAGTGAATCCCTATTCTCTCACAGTATCTTTGGGTTGCCGAGACTCTATCATGCTTCTTCCAGCCTCTCTTTGAGCTCTCCTAGCCGGGGTGAATCACAGCAAGGGCCTAGTTCTAAGCAAAATGCATTATATCGAACCATCTCTTGTGGTGACATGGAACCAGACAACGCCCTGTTCACTTCAAGACCGTCTAAACCAAGTAGCTCTTTGACATCTCAAAGCAAGTCACCGGTGTCACCAGAGCAATGGAATTGGAAAGAGAGCGTCTCTGGTTCAACACAAGGCCTTTGCAACAACCCCAAGGAGACAGGGAAGTTCCGCTCACATTCCTGGGCCAATAGAGGTCAAAACTTTGCTCAGAGCAGCTTCCCACGAGCAATCCCCCACCTGTCATACCACCGGCGTTACAGAACCCTGAGCTTAGCCTCTCAGGACAGCTGCGGATCCGGCCGGCTGGCAGGTACCAAACATCTGAGTGAGAGCAAACAGCTGGAATGGGATCTGGCTGTGCAAGCGGAGTTTGTCAACGTGTGCAGACAAATTGACACTCTGAGTGTTTGCAGTGACACCATTGAATTGTAAAAAGATAGAAATGTTCAGtcatgattaaaaaaagtgaTGCACATTACGTTGTACTGAAATATCACTCCAATCAGGTTAGATGAATCATAAAAGTTATACGCATGTATATTATAGCCTTAACTTATAAAAGGAATTAACATGACTGATATCATTGATATAACATGTAGATGTAAATTATTTTCTATGATTATTTCACTGTTGATATTATTTAAGTTGAAAACTTTATTTGTAAAGGCTGTCTTCATCACagttcatctttttttggttttaagaTTAATACAATTTACAGTACATTTGaaactttttaaatttgaagCTGTATACAGAAATTAAAAGGGATTTTCAGCTAATAGCCATATTTCATACTGAGTGGAAAAACAGTCAGCAACAAAACTCTCTCTATTGATGTACTTTTCTGTTTTCAATCACATTGCTCAGAAGGACTTGTCTCATTAACATATAATGAGACCAGTCATTACACGACTTGTGATTGGATGGACACAATTTGTAATCTTCCGAGTCAAACAATAGCAACACAAATCCAAAATGAATTTACCGAAGGGAGCTCTTCGTAATGCACAACATAATGTATGTTGTACATTATGCCAACAACTTATCAGCACCTTGCGTACAAAGTTGCCAAACATACTTCATCATGGGAACTACAGGTATATCTGTATAAGATCATATAAAGTATTTTAGTGTGGTGTAATAAACTTTGAAATTCAAGaaaaattcatgttttttttaacgccTCCTTGGTCAACCATTTAAGGAATGTTAGTACTAGAATCAAAGTTGCAATAATCCTACACTTGTG
It contains:
- the prrt4a gene encoding proline-rich transmembrane protein 4, with amino-acid sequence MHSLWNLCLLLPLSLPLSLHVVVSDGDHVKDPQQPDYDTAVWRHTPPPQRPHGSGLATGNPIFGTEYVDFPPLPLSWPLSSSEESDRKGGIDEHIDAEESTETSRLYPNEKGLITSRISDTKNETSNESTQPTRSSSSEGAQPRYTQEQSLKYKPSETNISISDANQTEENQPTSPPSPNKTTSPPPGSLSPVPESAGARPNPERPTPPAVIWGRTTGPSVVMQDGTQGGTVPVKETRDELIGIMGDNKGMEADNDDSKESGPLLPKTSGTLLRDGGRDAPTTPCKTSNQSWTPTYPEDFTPTESQRPDLTLGSALFIPLYSDWNSALATWGFAWEAHVYGLGSVFSVFGLISAVCLLGLPLRCPAGSPYFFLLHLFLLAFEGIQAFCLLYDAYNHQDRLPPLGSLLLSELSFPCLISAFSLAFILLSLRSRMHLSFPLANSNLFSAFPKPCLLLCMSMLYSGVSLGCVGLLQLFHSLPSVILLFPQGVFVCLTIFLSSSYLVFYCLMQFNTKDLYHHTLESGGSPAVMPSPRCPFSKVEDWGRAAGAGLGASLCLLGCGGLQFYGILHALGLGGVDSFGFQPWPWWGYQVGCRLCEIGVCLGLSLIGSHPLFCQNNSPIESLTNPRPGSWSRLSCGSHSRGLTKPSQGCADSSVVSSHDSFSRGKQEKLVVCDVITKEGSEALPLFSMVDHPRNRLVPNSSQTQSTAFLTPPNPRSKPKNAVESQLSSLDSLRMETDSTVDLRPPSLIDLSRSIDQALFSESLFSHSIFGLPRLYHASSSLSLSSPSRGESQQGPSSKQNALYRTISCGDMEPDNALFTSRPSKPSSSLTSQSKSPVSPEQWNWKESVSGSTQGLCNNPKETGKFRSHSWANRGQNFAQSSFPRAIPHLSYHRRYRTLSLASQDSCGSGRLAGTKHLSESKQLEWDLAVQAEFVNVCRQIDTLSVCSDTIEL